From a single Phragmites australis chromosome 7, lpPhrAust1.1, whole genome shotgun sequence genomic region:
- the LOC133923956 gene encoding putative receptor-like protein kinase At3g47110 isoform X3, translating to MNSLAGVIPPLGKVTALKYLCVTENFLSGSIPPSIGNVSSLHSIFLGQNKFTGLIPESLSHIPKLMELDLSVNSLSGHVPLSLYSMPSLKYLNLGSNGLVGQIPSYIGHSLPNLQFLIVQSNILAGLIPTSLGNASNLQVLDLSNNSMHGPIPSLGSLSNLRQVLLGMNQLEAHDWAFLSSLTNCTQLTKLSLEGNMLKGSIPRSAFNLSTSLKLLALGSNQISGTIPVGIRNLVNLTFLSMENNLISGSIPPTIGNLHKLFILNLSKNKLSGQIPSSIGNITQLGELSLDDNLLNGNIPSSLGLCLELLQLNLSFNSLYGFLSEELFAGPPHFLGVDLSHNNLTGVIPEDIGQLGNVVLLNVSNNLFYGGIPGVLGGCFALSSLRMEGNKLQGQIPASFHALLSIQYINLSRNDLSGNVPKLFENLAMLEKLDLSYNNFEGPIPTGGCFQNSTVVFLDGNKGLCSRSSTLALPLCDGTPDINHHVPLLLIVIPWVTIASLLLLIWFVITLWKKRVFEFPQWDNILSMFPFFAHPKRREVQTFPRNKETLKKVSYGDILKATNCFSSVHTISSTRSGSVYVGRFKYDKSLVAIKVFNLNEPGAYESYFIECEVLRSTRHRNLMRPVTLCSTLDTDNHEFKALIFKFMVNGSLERWLHCEYYSAMPERVLSLGQRICIAADVASALDYVHNQLTPPLVHCDLKPSNILLDHDMTARLGDFGSAKFLFPDLIVPKSLIEVGGTIGYMAPEYGMGCEISTGGDVYSFGVLLLEMLLGKQPTDEMFVDGLSLHKFANSMFPDRVAEILDPHMVHEEHQLCAEVRMHSYIIPLVALGLSCSMESPKDRPGMQDVCAKLCAIKEAYLESRG from the exons ATGAATTCATTGGCTGGTGTTATCCCGCCTTTGGGTAAGGTCACAGccctcaaatatctttgtgttACAGAGAACTTCCTTTCTGGAAGCATACCTCCTTCAATAGGAAATGTTTCTTCCCTCCACTCTATATTTCTTGGCCAAAATAAATTTACAGGGTTAATTCCAGAAAGTTTGAGTCACATCCCAAAACTTATGGAACTAGATTTAAGTGTCAATAGCTTGTCTGGGCATGTCCCATTATCTCTCTACAGCATGCCTTCACTCAAATACTTAAACTTAGGCAGCAATGGCCTTGTTGGGCAGATACCATCGTACATCGGTCACTCACTACCGAATCTCCAGTTCCTTATAGTGCAAAGCAACATCCTGGCCGGCCTGATCCCTACTTCACTTGGCAACGCGTCAAATCTTCAAGTGCTTGATCTTTCAAATAACTCCATGCATGGCCCTATTCCATCTCTTGGATCGTTGTCAAATTTGCGTCAAGTGCTTTTAGGGATGAATCAGCTAGAAGCACATGATTGGGCATTCCTTTCTTCTCTAACAAATTGCACCCAGCTTACAAAATTGTCCTTGGAGGGAAATATGCTGAAAGGCAGCATACCTAGATCAGCTTTTAATCTATCCACAAGCCTAAAACTTTTGGCACTCGGTTCGAACCAAATTTCAGGCACCATACCTGTTGGGATAAGAAATCTTGTTAATCTCACTTTCCTTAGCATGGAAAACAATTTGATTTCCGGGAGCATACCTCCTACTATCGGCAATCTGCACAAACTTTTTATCCTAAACCTATCCAAGAACAAATTATCAGGTCAGATCCCTTCCTCGATTGGTAACATTACTCAACTGGGAGAGCTTTCTCTTGATGATAACCTTTTGAATGGAAACATACCTAGTAGTTTAGGTCTGTGCTTGGAGCTGCTTCAGCTAAACTTGTCCTTTAACAGCCTTTATGGATTCTTATCAGAAGAACTATTTGCTGGCCCTCCCCATTTTTTGGGTGTGGACCTCTCGCACAACAATCTCACAGGGGTAATACCGGAGGACATTGGCCAACTGGGAAATGTTGTTCTTCTAAATGTTTCCAACAATTTGTTTTATGGAGGAATTCCCGGTGTGCTTGGTGGATGCTTTGCTCTATCATCACTACGTATGGAAGGAAACAAGCTTCAAGGGCAAATTCCTGCAAGTTTTCATGCGTTGCTGTCCATCCAATATATTAATCTTTCTCGAAATGACTTGTCCGGTAATGTACCGAAGTTATTTGAGAACCTGGCTATGTTAGAGAAACTCGATCTGTCTTACAACAACTTTGAAGGGCCAATTCCAACTGGTGGCTGCTTTCAAAATTCAACTGTTGTATTTTTGGATGGCAACAAGGGACTCTGTTCAAGGTCCTCCACACTGGCACTACCACTTTGTGATGGCACTCCTGACATAAATCACCATGTGCCATTGCTGCTGATAGTAATACCATGGGTTACTATTGCTTCATTATTATTATTGATATGGTTTGTAATCACTCTTTGGAAGAAAAGGGTGTTTGAATTTCCACAGTGGGATAACATACTGAGTATGTTTCCTTTTTTTGCCCATCCAAAGAGAAGAGAAGTGCAAACATTTCCACGCAACAAGGAGACGCTGAAGAAGGTATCATATGGTGACATCCTGAAAGCTACCAATTGCTTTTCTTCAGTCCATACAATCAGTTCAACTCGTAGTGGATCAGTTTATGTTGGTAGATTCAAGTATGATAAAAGCCTAGTCGCCATCAAAGTATTCAACTTGAATGAACCTGGAGCATATGAGAGTTACTTTATTGAATGTGAGGTGCTACGGAGCACCCGCCATCGTAATCTAATGCGACCTGTGACCCTATGCTCAACTTTGGATACAGATAACCATGAGTTTAAAGCGCTAATCTTCAAGTTCATGGTTAATGGCAGCCTTGAAAGATGGTTGCACTGTGAGTACTACAGTGCTATGCCGGAGAGAGTGCTAAGCTTAGGCCAGCGGATATGCATTGCAGCAGATGTGGCTTCTGCTCTCGATTATGTCCATAATCAACTTACGCCTCCTTTGGTCCACTGTGATTTGAAGCCAAGCAATATCCTTCTAGATCATGACATGACTGCACGCCTTGGTGACTTTGGGTCTGCAAAGTTTCTATTTCCCGACCTCATTGTTCCAAAAAGCCTGATCGAAGTTGGAGGAACAATTGGATACATGGCACCTG AGTATGGTATGGGCTGTGAAATCTCCACGGGAGGTGATGTGTATAGCTTTGGAGTGCTTCTTCTAGAGATGCTTTTGGGAAAGCAGCCCACCGATGAAATGTTCGTCGATGGACTTAGCCTTCATAAATTTGCCAACTCCATGTTCCCAGATAGAGTTGCAGAGATTCTAGATCCCCATATGGTGCATGAGGAACACCAGCTGTGTGCCGAAGTACGGATGCATAGCTACATTATCCCGCTTGTTGCGCTTGGCCTGTCATGTTCCATGGAATCTCCGAAAGATAGACCTGGGATGCAAGATGTGTGTGCAAAACTTTGTGCTATCAAAGAAGCTTATCTGGAGTCTCGTGGTTAG
- the LOC133923956 gene encoding receptor kinase-like protein Xa21 isoform X2 has protein sequence MSGGHDAMNRIALTAAGTNKTEIDRRALLCFKSGISSDPLGILNLWLKTSLNFCSWPGVTCSKWLPTRVISLDLTSTHLGGQISGCIANLTSLSRINLTDNRLSGAIPDELVKLAGLQTLMLAGNHLEGTIPDALGASMFLSYVNLANNSLTGGIPHSLANSSSLSTLILSRNNLNGEIPASLFANSSTLTIVDLQMNSLAGVIPPLGKVTALKYLCVTENFLSGSIPPSIGNVSSLHSIFLGQNKFTGLIPESLSHIPKLMELDLSVNSLSGHVPLSLYSMPSLKYLNLGSNGLVGQIPSYIGHSLPNLQFLIVQSNILAGLIPTSLGNASNLQVLDLSNNSMHGPIPSLGSLSNLRQVLLGMNQLEAHDWAFLSSLTNCTQLTKLSLEGNMLKGSIPRSAFNLSTSLKLLALGSNQISGTIPVGIRNLVNLTFLSMENNLISGSIPPTIGNLHKLFILNLSKNKLSGQIPSSIGNITQLGELSLDDNLLNGNIPSSLGLCLELLQLNLSFNSLYGFLSEELFAGPPHFLGVDLSHNNLTGVIPEDIGQLGNVVLLNVSNNLFYGGIPGVLGGCFALSSLRMEGNKLQGQIPASFHALLSIQYINLSRNDLSGNVPKLFENLAMLEKLDLSYNNFEGPIPTGGCFQNSTVVFLDGNKGLCSRSSTLALPLCDGTPDINHHVPLLLIVIPWVTIASLLLLIWFVITLWKKRVFEFPQWDNILSMFPFFAHPKRREVQTFPRNKETLKKVSYGDILKATNCFSSVHTISSTRSGSVYVGRFKYDKSLVAIKVFNLNEPGAYESYFIECEVLRSTRHRNLMRPVTLCSTLDTDNHEFKALIFKFMVNGSLERWLHCEYYSAMPERVLSLGQRICIAADVASALDYVHNQLTPPLVHCDLKPSNILLDHDMTARLGDFGSAKFLFPDLIVPKSLIEVGGTIGYMAPEYGMGCEISTGGDVYSFGVLLLEMLLGKQPTDEMFVDGLSLHKFANSMFPDRVAEILDPHMVHEEHQLCAEVRMHSYIIPLVALGLSCSMESPKDRPGMQDVCAKLCAIKEAYLESRG, from the exons ATGTCAGGTGGGCATGATGCCATGAACCGAATTG CACTCACAGCAGCAGGAACAAACAAAACCGAGATCGACCGGCGAGCACTCCTTTGCTTCAAGTCCGGCATATCCTCTGACCCCCTGGGCATCCTGAACTTATGGCTCAAGACCTCACTCAACTTCTGCAGCTGGCCAGGGGTCACTTGCAGCAAATGGCTTCCAACCCGTGTGATCTCTCTAGATCTCACCTCCACGCATCTCGGTGGGCAGATATCTGGTTGCATAGCAAACCTGACATCTCTATCGCGGATAAATCTTACAGATAATCGCCTATCTGGAGCCATCCCTGATGAGTTGGTCAAGCTTGCTGGCCTTCAGACTCTGATGCTTGCCGGCAACCACCTTGAAGGTACCATCCCTGATGCATTAGGCGCTAGCATGTTTCTCAGCTATGTCAATCTTGCAAACAATAGTCTCACTGGTGGTATCCCTCACTCCTTGGCCAATAGCTCCTCACTCAGCACGCTAATCCTCTCGCGTAATAACCTCAATGGAGAGATCCCTGCTTCATTGTTTGCTAACTCATCTACACTTACTATAGTCGATCTGCAGATGAATTCATTGGCTGGTGTTATCCCGCCTTTGGGTAAGGTCACAGccctcaaatatctttgtgttACAGAGAACTTCCTTTCTGGAAGCATACCTCCTTCAATAGGAAATGTTTCTTCCCTCCACTCTATATTTCTTGGCCAAAATAAATTTACAGGGTTAATTCCAGAAAGTTTGAGTCACATCCCAAAACTTATGGAACTAGATTTAAGTGTCAATAGCTTGTCTGGGCATGTCCCATTATCTCTCTACAGCATGCCTTCACTCAAATACTTAAACTTAGGCAGCAATGGCCTTGTTGGGCAGATACCATCGTACATCGGTCACTCACTACCGAATCTCCAGTTCCTTATAGTGCAAAGCAACATCCTGGCCGGCCTGATCCCTACTTCACTTGGCAACGCGTCAAATCTTCAAGTGCTTGATCTTTCAAATAACTCCATGCATGGCCCTATTCCATCTCTTGGATCGTTGTCAAATTTGCGTCAAGTGCTTTTAGGGATGAATCAGCTAGAAGCACATGATTGGGCATTCCTTTCTTCTCTAACAAATTGCACCCAGCTTACAAAATTGTCCTTGGAGGGAAATATGCTGAAAGGCAGCATACCTAGATCAGCTTTTAATCTATCCACAAGCCTAAAACTTTTGGCACTCGGTTCGAACCAAATTTCAGGCACCATACCTGTTGGGATAAGAAATCTTGTTAATCTCACTTTCCTTAGCATGGAAAACAATTTGATTTCCGGGAGCATACCTCCTACTATCGGCAATCTGCACAAACTTTTTATCCTAAACCTATCCAAGAACAAATTATCAGGTCAGATCCCTTCCTCGATTGGTAACATTACTCAACTGGGAGAGCTTTCTCTTGATGATAACCTTTTGAATGGAAACATACCTAGTAGTTTAGGTCTGTGCTTGGAGCTGCTTCAGCTAAACTTGTCCTTTAACAGCCTTTATGGATTCTTATCAGAAGAACTATTTGCTGGCCCTCCCCATTTTTTGGGTGTGGACCTCTCGCACAACAATCTCACAGGGGTAATACCGGAGGACATTGGCCAACTGGGAAATGTTGTTCTTCTAAATGTTTCCAACAATTTGTTTTATGGAGGAATTCCCGGTGTGCTTGGTGGATGCTTTGCTCTATCATCACTACGTATGGAAGGAAACAAGCTTCAAGGGCAAATTCCTGCAAGTTTTCATGCGTTGCTGTCCATCCAATATATTAATCTTTCTCGAAATGACTTGTCCGGTAATGTACCGAAGTTATTTGAGAACCTGGCTATGTTAGAGAAACTCGATCTGTCTTACAACAACTTTGAAGGGCCAATTCCAACTGGTGGCTGCTTTCAAAATTCAACTGTTGTATTTTTGGATGGCAACAAGGGACTCTGTTCAAGGTCCTCCACACTGGCACTACCACTTTGTGATGGCACTCCTGACATAAATCACCATGTGCCATTGCTGCTGATAGTAATACCATGGGTTACTATTGCTTCATTATTATTATTGATATGGTTTGTAATCACTCTTTGGAAGAAAAGGGTGTTTGAATTTCCACAGTGGGATAACATACTGAGTATGTTTCCTTTTTTTGCCCATCCAAAGAGAAGAGAAGTGCAAACATTTCCACGCAACAAGGAGACGCTGAAGAAGGTATCATATGGTGACATCCTGAAAGCTACCAATTGCTTTTCTTCAGTCCATACAATCAGTTCAACTCGTAGTGGATCAGTTTATGTTGGTAGATTCAAGTATGATAAAAGCCTAGTCGCCATCAAAGTATTCAACTTGAATGAACCTGGAGCATATGAGAGTTACTTTATTGAATGTGAGGTGCTACGGAGCACCCGCCATCGTAATCTAATGCGACCTGTGACCCTATGCTCAACTTTGGATACAGATAACCATGAGTTTAAAGCGCTAATCTTCAAGTTCATGGTTAATGGCAGCCTTGAAAGATGGTTGCACTGTGAGTACTACAGTGCTATGCCGGAGAGAGTGCTAAGCTTAGGCCAGCGGATATGCATTGCAGCAGATGTGGCTTCTGCTCTCGATTATGTCCATAATCAACTTACGCCTCCTTTGGTCCACTGTGATTTGAAGCCAAGCAATATCCTTCTAGATCATGACATGACTGCACGCCTTGGTGACTTTGGGTCTGCAAAGTTTCTATTTCCCGACCTCATTGTTCCAAAAAGCCTGATCGAAGTTGGAGGAACAATTGGATACATGGCACCTG AGTATGGTATGGGCTGTGAAATCTCCACGGGAGGTGATGTGTATAGCTTTGGAGTGCTTCTTCTAGAGATGCTTTTGGGAAAGCAGCCCACCGATGAAATGTTCGTCGATGGACTTAGCCTTCATAAATTTGCCAACTCCATGTTCCCAGATAGAGTTGCAGAGATTCTAGATCCCCATATGGTGCATGAGGAACACCAGCTGTGTGCCGAAGTACGGATGCATAGCTACATTATCCCGCTTGTTGCGCTTGGCCTGTCATGTTCCATGGAATCTCCGAAAGATAGACCTGGGATGCAAGATGTGTGTGCAAAACTTTGTGCTATCAAAGAAGCTTATCTGGAGTCTCGTGGTTAG
- the LOC133923956 gene encoding receptor kinase-like protein Xa21 isoform X1, whose product MPSIVSLLCCLLILFPFNITALTAAGTNKTEIDRRALLCFKSGISSDPLGILNLWLKTSLNFCSWPGVTCSKWLPTRVISLDLTSTHLGGQISGCIANLTSLSRINLTDNRLSGAIPDELVKLAGLQTLMLAGNHLEGTIPDALGASMFLSYVNLANNSLTGGIPHSLANSSSLSTLILSRNNLNGEIPASLFANSSTLTIVDLQMNSLAGVIPPLGKVTALKYLCVTENFLSGSIPPSIGNVSSLHSIFLGQNKFTGLIPESLSHIPKLMELDLSVNSLSGHVPLSLYSMPSLKYLNLGSNGLVGQIPSYIGHSLPNLQFLIVQSNILAGLIPTSLGNASNLQVLDLSNNSMHGPIPSLGSLSNLRQVLLGMNQLEAHDWAFLSSLTNCTQLTKLSLEGNMLKGSIPRSAFNLSTSLKLLALGSNQISGTIPVGIRNLVNLTFLSMENNLISGSIPPTIGNLHKLFILNLSKNKLSGQIPSSIGNITQLGELSLDDNLLNGNIPSSLGLCLELLQLNLSFNSLYGFLSEELFAGPPHFLGVDLSHNNLTGVIPEDIGQLGNVVLLNVSNNLFYGGIPGVLGGCFALSSLRMEGNKLQGQIPASFHALLSIQYINLSRNDLSGNVPKLFENLAMLEKLDLSYNNFEGPIPTGGCFQNSTVVFLDGNKGLCSRSSTLALPLCDGTPDINHHVPLLLIVIPWVTIASLLLLIWFVITLWKKRVFEFPQWDNILSMFPFFAHPKRREVQTFPRNKETLKKVSYGDILKATNCFSSVHTISSTRSGSVYVGRFKYDKSLVAIKVFNLNEPGAYESYFIECEVLRSTRHRNLMRPVTLCSTLDTDNHEFKALIFKFMVNGSLERWLHCEYYSAMPERVLSLGQRICIAADVASALDYVHNQLTPPLVHCDLKPSNILLDHDMTARLGDFGSAKFLFPDLIVPKSLIEVGGTIGYMAPEYGMGCEISTGGDVYSFGVLLLEMLLGKQPTDEMFVDGLSLHKFANSMFPDRVAEILDPHMVHEEHQLCAEVRMHSYIIPLVALGLSCSMESPKDRPGMQDVCAKLCAIKEAYLESRG is encoded by the exons ATGCCCTCAATCGTGTCCCTGCTATGTTGTTTACTTATCCTTTTTCCCTTCAATATTACAGCACTCACAGCAGCAGGAACAAACAAAACCGAGATCGACCGGCGAGCACTCCTTTGCTTCAAGTCCGGCATATCCTCTGACCCCCTGGGCATCCTGAACTTATGGCTCAAGACCTCACTCAACTTCTGCAGCTGGCCAGGGGTCACTTGCAGCAAATGGCTTCCAACCCGTGTGATCTCTCTAGATCTCACCTCCACGCATCTCGGTGGGCAGATATCTGGTTGCATAGCAAACCTGACATCTCTATCGCGGATAAATCTTACAGATAATCGCCTATCTGGAGCCATCCCTGATGAGTTGGTCAAGCTTGCTGGCCTTCAGACTCTGATGCTTGCCGGCAACCACCTTGAAGGTACCATCCCTGATGCATTAGGCGCTAGCATGTTTCTCAGCTATGTCAATCTTGCAAACAATAGTCTCACTGGTGGTATCCCTCACTCCTTGGCCAATAGCTCCTCACTCAGCACGCTAATCCTCTCGCGTAATAACCTCAATGGAGAGATCCCTGCTTCATTGTTTGCTAACTCATCTACACTTACTATAGTCGATCTGCAGATGAATTCATTGGCTGGTGTTATCCCGCCTTTGGGTAAGGTCACAGccctcaaatatctttgtgttACAGAGAACTTCCTTTCTGGAAGCATACCTCCTTCAATAGGAAATGTTTCTTCCCTCCACTCTATATTTCTTGGCCAAAATAAATTTACAGGGTTAATTCCAGAAAGTTTGAGTCACATCCCAAAACTTATGGAACTAGATTTAAGTGTCAATAGCTTGTCTGGGCATGTCCCATTATCTCTCTACAGCATGCCTTCACTCAAATACTTAAACTTAGGCAGCAATGGCCTTGTTGGGCAGATACCATCGTACATCGGTCACTCACTACCGAATCTCCAGTTCCTTATAGTGCAAAGCAACATCCTGGCCGGCCTGATCCCTACTTCACTTGGCAACGCGTCAAATCTTCAAGTGCTTGATCTTTCAAATAACTCCATGCATGGCCCTATTCCATCTCTTGGATCGTTGTCAAATTTGCGTCAAGTGCTTTTAGGGATGAATCAGCTAGAAGCACATGATTGGGCATTCCTTTCTTCTCTAACAAATTGCACCCAGCTTACAAAATTGTCCTTGGAGGGAAATATGCTGAAAGGCAGCATACCTAGATCAGCTTTTAATCTATCCACAAGCCTAAAACTTTTGGCACTCGGTTCGAACCAAATTTCAGGCACCATACCTGTTGGGATAAGAAATCTTGTTAATCTCACTTTCCTTAGCATGGAAAACAATTTGATTTCCGGGAGCATACCTCCTACTATCGGCAATCTGCACAAACTTTTTATCCTAAACCTATCCAAGAACAAATTATCAGGTCAGATCCCTTCCTCGATTGGTAACATTACTCAACTGGGAGAGCTTTCTCTTGATGATAACCTTTTGAATGGAAACATACCTAGTAGTTTAGGTCTGTGCTTGGAGCTGCTTCAGCTAAACTTGTCCTTTAACAGCCTTTATGGATTCTTATCAGAAGAACTATTTGCTGGCCCTCCCCATTTTTTGGGTGTGGACCTCTCGCACAACAATCTCACAGGGGTAATACCGGAGGACATTGGCCAACTGGGAAATGTTGTTCTTCTAAATGTTTCCAACAATTTGTTTTATGGAGGAATTCCCGGTGTGCTTGGTGGATGCTTTGCTCTATCATCACTACGTATGGAAGGAAACAAGCTTCAAGGGCAAATTCCTGCAAGTTTTCATGCGTTGCTGTCCATCCAATATATTAATCTTTCTCGAAATGACTTGTCCGGTAATGTACCGAAGTTATTTGAGAACCTGGCTATGTTAGAGAAACTCGATCTGTCTTACAACAACTTTGAAGGGCCAATTCCAACTGGTGGCTGCTTTCAAAATTCAACTGTTGTATTTTTGGATGGCAACAAGGGACTCTGTTCAAGGTCCTCCACACTGGCACTACCACTTTGTGATGGCACTCCTGACATAAATCACCATGTGCCATTGCTGCTGATAGTAATACCATGGGTTACTATTGCTTCATTATTATTATTGATATGGTTTGTAATCACTCTTTGGAAGAAAAGGGTGTTTGAATTTCCACAGTGGGATAACATACTGAGTATGTTTCCTTTTTTTGCCCATCCAAAGAGAAGAGAAGTGCAAACATTTCCACGCAACAAGGAGACGCTGAAGAAGGTATCATATGGTGACATCCTGAAAGCTACCAATTGCTTTTCTTCAGTCCATACAATCAGTTCAACTCGTAGTGGATCAGTTTATGTTGGTAGATTCAAGTATGATAAAAGCCTAGTCGCCATCAAAGTATTCAACTTGAATGAACCTGGAGCATATGAGAGTTACTTTATTGAATGTGAGGTGCTACGGAGCACCCGCCATCGTAATCTAATGCGACCTGTGACCCTATGCTCAACTTTGGATACAGATAACCATGAGTTTAAAGCGCTAATCTTCAAGTTCATGGTTAATGGCAGCCTTGAAAGATGGTTGCACTGTGAGTACTACAGTGCTATGCCGGAGAGAGTGCTAAGCTTAGGCCAGCGGATATGCATTGCAGCAGATGTGGCTTCTGCTCTCGATTATGTCCATAATCAACTTACGCCTCCTTTGGTCCACTGTGATTTGAAGCCAAGCAATATCCTTCTAGATCATGACATGACTGCACGCCTTGGTGACTTTGGGTCTGCAAAGTTTCTATTTCCCGACCTCATTGTTCCAAAAAGCCTGATCGAAGTTGGAGGAACAATTGGATACATGGCACCTG AGTATGGTATGGGCTGTGAAATCTCCACGGGAGGTGATGTGTATAGCTTTGGAGTGCTTCTTCTAGAGATGCTTTTGGGAAAGCAGCCCACCGATGAAATGTTCGTCGATGGACTTAGCCTTCATAAATTTGCCAACTCCATGTTCCCAGATAGAGTTGCAGAGATTCTAGATCCCCATATGGTGCATGAGGAACACCAGCTGTGTGCCGAAGTACGGATGCATAGCTACATTATCCCGCTTGTTGCGCTTGGCCTGTCATGTTCCATGGAATCTCCGAAAGATAGACCTGGGATGCAAGATGTGTGTGCAAAACTTTGTGCTATCAAAGAAGCTTATCTGGAGTCTCGTGGTTAG